In Nicotiana tabacum cultivar K326 chromosome 2, ASM71507v2, whole genome shotgun sequence, the following proteins share a genomic window:
- the LOC142168059 gene encoding uncharacterized protein LOC142168059, whose translation MILLRYYLDEGLMVGYLKVKDPLELWTGLKECYDHLKGTILPRARYEWMHLRLQDFKIVSEYNSALFRITSQLKLCGDVMNDEYLLEKTLTTFHASNMVLQQQYRERGFKKYSESISFLLVAEQHNTLLLKNHEARPTGLAPLPKANMVARRDKSVKRQNNYHGHMNVRGHGNGKRRYNNRHRGGHGKQENNMGSQNNPSRGKR comes from the coding sequence atgattttgCTTCGTTATTATTTGGATGAAGGTTTGATGGTTGgatatttgaaagtgaaagatccacttgaattgtgGACTGGCCTAAAGGAATGTTATGATCACCTTAAGGGTACGATATTGCCAAGGGCCCGATATGAGTGGATGCACTTACGGTTGCAAGATTTTAAGATCGTAAGTGAATATAACTCTGCTCTATTTCGAATAacttcccaattgaaattatgtggggACGTTATGAATGATGAGTATTTGTTGGAAAAGACTCTTACGACTTTTCATGCCTCAAATATGGTATTACAACAGCAATACCGTGAAAGGggttttaaaaagtattctgaatcGATCTCATTCCTTCTGGTAGCTGAGCAACATAATACCCTTTTgctgaaaaatcatgaagcccgtcccacAGGGTTAGCTCCGCTTCCTAAAGCAAATATGGTAGCGAGACGTGATAAGTCTGTAAAAAGACAGAATAATTATCATGGCCATATGAATGTACGTGGGCATGGCAATGGCAAGAGACGATATAATAATCGTCATCGTGGTGGTCATGGCAAACAAGAGAACAATATGGGTTCTCAAAACAATCCTTCAAGAGGAAAACGGTAA